In Acidobacteriota bacterium, a single genomic region encodes these proteins:
- a CDS encoding MTAP family purine nucleoside phosphorylase: MDRNGKPVERLEGSGTATPLAVVGGSAAWRLLERAGWEVRETVTVETPFGPSPPVRTVRWEGGAVARFVSRHGEDRYAVSAPFVNYRAIVWALKSLGTERILAWSGPGSLRPKRFRPGDLVIPDDLVDETRNRPSTFFAGKGWGFIRVHPVFCPEACKALRQGTRDAGRGCRDGGTYVCTEGPRLETPAEIRKCRVIGGDLVGMTLCPEAFLARELEMCYAPLCYVTNFAEGLVRRPAKPGVLFGGMLTDAERERVDECVEAFPAVFGHALARLAVLPGRCICRQAMLRYRREGVLGEDWREWVGGEAVGCRL, from the coding sequence ATGGACAGGAACGGAAAGCCGGTGGAAAGGCTCGAGGGAAGCGGAACCGCGACGCCCCTGGCGGTCGTCGGCGGCAGCGCCGCCTGGCGGCTGCTGGAGCGGGCGGGGTGGGAGGTGCGGGAGACGGTCACGGTGGAGACGCCCTTCGGGCCGTCGCCGCCGGTCCGGACGGTCCGGTGGGAGGGGGGCGCCGTCGCCCGCTTCGTCTCGCGGCACGGGGAGGACCGCTACGCCGTCTCCGCGCCCTTCGTGAACTACCGGGCCATCGTGTGGGCCCTCAAGTCCCTGGGGACGGAGCGAATCCTGGCGTGGTCGGGCCCCGGCTCGCTGCGGCCCAAGCGGTTCCGGCCCGGGGACCTGGTCATCCCGGACGACCTGGTGGACGAGACCCGGAACCGGCCTTCGACGTTCTTCGCCGGGAAAGGCTGGGGGTTCATCCGCGTCCACCCCGTCTTCTGCCCCGAGGCCTGCAAGGCGCTCCGCCAGGGGACCCGGGACGCCGGCCGGGGCTGCCGCGACGGCGGGACGTACGTCTGCACCGAGGGCCCACGGCTGGAAACGCCGGCGGAAATCCGGAAGTGTCGGGTGATCGGCGGGGACCTGGTGGGGATGACGCTGTGCCCCGAAGCCTTCCTGGCCCGGGAGCTGGAGATGTGCTACGCCCCGCTCTGCTACGTCACGAACTTCGCGGAGGGCCTCGTCCGGCGCCCCGCGAAGCCCGGCGTCCTCTTCGGCGGGATGCTCACGGACGCCGAGCGCGAGCGGGTGGATGAGTGTGTCGAGGCCTTCCCCGCCGTCTTCGGCCACGCCCTCGCCCGCCTGGCGGTCCTGCCCGGCCGGTGCATCTGCCGCCAGGCCATGCTCCGCTACCGGCGGGAGGGTGTCCTCGGGGAGGACTGGAGGGAGTGGGTGGGGGGAGAGGCTGTAGGCTGTAGGCTGTAG